CGGCAATCCCTTGCCTTCGCGGCCGCAAATGGGGCCGAACTACGAGAACAACAATTTGCCGGCGATGAACCCACGCTACAACGGGTCGTTGGCGCAGAGCGGCACACCATTCACACAGGCGCCATTCACGCCGGCCACGCCCACCGTGCCGGCGCCGCAGTACCTGCCGCCTGGTCCGCAAGTGGGTCCTGGCTTGGCTGGTCCTGGCGTGCCGCAACCGCAAGTGGCGCCGGGGGTCCTGCCGCCGCCGCCGGGACAGGGGTACGACAACTTCGGCCAGCTTGTGCCACAGACCAACGAGCGACAGTGGCTGGAAGAGCCCACGCGCACCATTCCGCTCGATGTCTACGTCGACGAAGGGCAAACGGGCAAGCTGATGCTCGGCGCCGGCGTGAACTCCAATGCCGGTCTAGTGGGCAATATCACGCTCGACGAGCAGAACTTTGACTGGCGCCGCTGGCCGCGCAGTTGGGCCGACATTCGCAACGCCACCGCCTGGCGCGGGGCCGGACAGCATTTTCGGGTCGAGGCGATGCCGGGTTCGCTCGTGCAGCGCTATATGGCCAGCTTCACGGAGCCGTATTTATTCGACACGCCGATCAGCCTGGGACTGAGCGGCTATTTCTTCAATCGCCGGTACATCGACTGGATGGAAGAGCGGCTGGGTGGCCGAGTGAGCTTTGGCTATCAGTTCGCGCCCGACTTGACTGCCTCGGTGGCGCTGCGCGCCGAGAACGTGAATGTCTCGAATCCGACCATTCCCACTCCACAGCAGTTGCAGGAAGTGCTCGGCAACAACGGCTTGTACACCGTGCGGCCGTCGATCACGCACGACACGCGCGACAGTCCTTTTCTGGCGTCGCAAGGGCACCGGCTGATGTTCGCGTTTGAGCAGGCGTTTGGCGACTTTGAGTTCCCGCGCGCCGAGTTCGAAGGGAGCCAATACTTCCTGTTGCGCCAGCGGGCCGATGGCACCGGCAAGCACACCTTGGCCTTTGTGACCAATCTGGGTTTCACCGGTTCGGACACGCCGATCTTTGAGAACTTCTTTGCGGGCGGTTTCGGCACGTTGCGCGGTTTCCGCTATCGCGGCGCATCGCCAATGGACAATGGCGTGCAGGTGGGCGGTCGATTCATGTGGGTGAACACGGTCGAGTACATGATGCCGATCACCGCCACCGACGCGTTGCGAGTCGTGGCGTTCTGCGATTTTGGTACCGTGGAACAGGGCATTGAACTGAATGCCAGCAATTTCCGCGTGGCCCCTGGTCTCGGTCTGCGAATCGCCATTCCGGCGATGGGTCCGGCGCCGATCGCGCTCGACTTCGCGGTGCCGGTCAATCAGGCGCCAACCGACCAATCGCAGGTGTTCAGCTTCAACGTCGGCGTGGCGCGCTAGCAGAATATGCGCAGGCGGCGTTTGCGGCCCACGATCGGCCGGCAGTTCGACCGTGCCACGTGCGCAAGTGGGTTAATCGCGGCAACTTGGGCAGCCGGCTTCGCCGACGCTCGGTTTGAGCGGCGCCGCTCGATGAGCCGATGCTAGAACAGGAGCCTGCCGAAACGTCTGGCGGGCGCGATGGGCCATTCTTGCCGCGCGGCACGAGCGATGCGAACCGGGCTGATCTTATTGGCGTTGTTGGTTTCGGCGCCCGCCGCCTATGGGGTGGAGCACGCCGCCGCGCCCCGGTATCGGCAGTACAGCCAGTATGCGTCGGATTACGCCGCTGGCCTGCGGCGCGTGCCCTGGCCGATCAATGATCCGCGGGCCACCAACAGCGTGCCGGTCTACATGTATGGCTCCTTCGGCGCGCGACCGCGCCACGAACCTCACCGACAGCAGTGGTTCAACGACTACATGCGCGACATGCGGCGCGGCTACGTCTGGTAGCGGCGATTCTTGGCGCCGCCTGACGCGGATCACGCGCCTTGGTACAAAGGTGGCCTGATGACACAGGCCTCCGAGGCGCCCCGCTGATGCGTTGGTTAGTGATGCTCGCTTGCATATACTCCGTCGCGCTGACGAGCGCCGCGCTCGCCGATTGGCCGATGTGGGGGGGCAGTCCCAATCGCAATATGGTGCAGCGCGCGGCGCGCGATCTGCCAGTCGAGTGGGACATCGACAATAAGACCCATCTCAAATGGTCGGCCAAGGTGGGGAGTGTTTGCTACGGCAATCCCGCGCTGGCCGACGGCAAGATCGTGCTAGGCACCAACAACGACGCGCCGCGCGACCCGGCCGCGACGGGCGATCGCGGGGTGGTGATGTGCTTTGCCGCCGATAGCGGAGCGTTTTTGTGGCAAGACACCTATGAAAAACTCGCGGCCGGTCAGGCCCAGGATTGGCCGCTGCAAGGAATCTGTTCCAGCCCCGCCATCGCGGGTCAGCGAGTTTACTACCTGACCAACCGCGGACAGGTCGTGTGCGCCGACCTGGATGGTTTTCACGACGGCGAGAACGACGGCCCCGAGCAAACGGAGGCAGGCGCCGACCAGCACGCCGCCGACATCGTATGGCGATACGACCTGATGGCGCAGTTGGGCGTCGTGCCGCGCTTTATGGCGGCGTCGAACCCGCTGGTCGAAAATGGGCGGCTGTATGTGGTCACGTCCAATGGCGTCGATCCAAACAGCGGCCAGATCGCCAACGCGTCCGCCCCCAGCTTTGTCTGCTTGGACAGCGCCAGCGGCCGGCTCGTGTGGCAACAAGGTTTTGGGCAGGCTAAACCGCAGGGCGTGGAGATGGCGCCCTTGATGGAAGGGCAATGGGGGAGCGTGGCGCTGACCGACGCGCTGGCCGATGGCAAGCGCCAGTTGCTGGCGCCCGGCGGCGATGGCTTCTTGTACGCGCTGGCGCCAGACAGCGGCGCGCTGCTCTGGAAGCAGGATTGCAATCCGCCCGGGGCAAAGTGGCGGCCGGGCGGCGGCGGTGACAAGTGTTACCTGGTCGCCACGCCGGTCTATGCCGAGGGGCGCGTGTTCGTCGCCACCGGACAAGACCCGGAACATGGCGGCGGCCCCGGCAACCTACTAGCGATCGATCCATCGCCGCAGACGACGAGCGAAAATCGCGTGTTGTGGCGACTGGGAGACAAGGCCTTTGGACGGTCGATTTCGACCGTCGCGGTGCAAGCTGGCGTGGTCTACGCCGCGGAGCTGGATGGCTTTTTGCACGCCATCGACGCCGCCACCGGCAAAGAGCTTTGGCAGCACGACATGCTCTCGCAAGTTTGGGGATCGCCCTTGTTGGCCGATGGCAAGTTGTACTTGGGAGATGAGGATGGCGATGTGCTGGTCGCCGCGCCGGGCCGGGAGCTAAAGGTGCTGGCGGAGAATCGCCTGCCCGACGCCATCTACGGCACGCCGATCGCGGTGGGGCGCACGTTGTATCTCGCCACGCGCGGCGAGTTGTACGCGCTGGAAGCGCCGCAGCCCAGCGCCAAGGAGTAACTGACAATGCCGCTGGAACTGGTTCGTGTGACGACGGGCGACGGCCTGCGCCTCGATGGATCGCTGCGCCGGTCCGACGCGCCGGCCGACGGCGGCCTGGTCGACGCCGCGCTATTGGTGCATGGCACAGGCAGCAATTTTTACGGCTCGACCCTGATGGACGCGATCGAGTCGCGCCTGGTCGGGCGCGGCATTGCCGTGCTGCGAATCAACACGCGCGGGCACGACGGCATCAGCACCTCGGCCACGATGAGCGGTGGTGTGCGACAGGGGGCTGCGTATGAGGTGTTGTCCGATTGCCGGCACGATCTGGCGGCGTGGATCGCGTTCCTGATCGAACAAGGCTTCTCCCGGTTGCTGCTCGCGGGGCACAGTCTGGGGGCGCTCAAGGCCTGCTATGCCATGTCGGAGGAGCCGCACGACGCCGTGCGCGCGGTCGCTGCGGTGTCCCCCCCTTGGCTGTCGCACGCGCGGTTCTTGCAATCGGCTAAAGGCGCCGTTTTCGCCGAGACCTACGCCTTGGCCAAAACGCTGGTCGCCGCCGGGCGGGGCGAAGAACTGATGCAGATCGAGTTTCCGCTGCCTTACCTGGTGAGCGCGCGGGCGTATCTCGACAAGTATCATCGCGACGAGACCTACAACGTGCTGGCGCTCTTGCCGCGGATTCGCGCGCCCCTGTTGGCGGTGTTTGGCGGGCAGGAGATTCAACAGAACGTGGCGTTTCGCGAGTTGCCGCAGGCGATGGAGCAGCTAGCCGCCGCTCAGGCATTGCCGATCGAAGTGGGGGTGATCGCCGGGGCCGATCACTTTTACGCCAGCGCCCGCGACGAACTGGCGGCGCGCATCGATCGTTGGTTGCGCAAACAGTAGCGGTTAAGGATCGCCGCCGCCTCTATTTCTTTCCCAGCCGGCGCTGCGCGCGGAAGAACTCGGTCAGAATCGACGAACACTGATCGTGCAGCACGCCCGAGACGATCTCGCAGCGGTGATTGAGCCGCGGATCGCTGAGCAACTGGTACATCGTGTGGACGGCGCCCGCCTTGGGGTCGGGCGCGCCGTACACCACCAGCGGAATGCGGGCTTGCAAAATTGCCCCCGCGCACATCGGGCACGGTTCGAGCGTGACATACAGCGCGCAGTCTTCCAATCGCCAATCGCCCAGTTCGCCAGCCGCCTGGGTGATGGCCACCATCTCGGCATGCGCGGTTGGGTCGGCCAGTTGCTCGCGCTGATTATGCGCCGCGGCGATGACCCGCCCGCCGTGGACGATCACGGCGCCAACCGGCGCCTC
This sequence is a window from Pirellulales bacterium. Protein-coding genes within it:
- a CDS encoding alpha/beta fold hydrolase, encoding MPLELVRVTTGDGLRLDGSLRRSDAPADGGLVDAALLVHGTGSNFYGSTLMDAIESRLVGRGIAVLRINTRGHDGISTSATMSGGVRQGAAYEVLSDCRHDLAAWIAFLIEQGFSRLLLAGHSLGALKACYAMSEEPHDAVRAVAAVSPPWLSHARFLQSAKGAVFAETYALAKTLVAAGRGEELMQIEFPLPYLVSARAYLDKYHRDETYNVLALLPRIRAPLLAVFGGQEIQQNVAFRELPQAMEQLAAAQALPIEVGVIAGADHFYASARDELAARIDRWLRKQ
- the tadA gene encoding tRNA adenosine(34) deaminase TadA; the protein is MQLAYAEARQALAEDEAPVGAVIVHGGRVIAAAHNQREQLADPTAHAEMVAITQAAGELGDWRLEDCALYVTLEPCPMCAGAILQARIPLVVYGAPDPKAGAVHTMYQLLSDPRLNHRCEIVSGVLHDQCSSILTEFFRAQRRLGKK
- a CDS encoding PQQ-binding-like beta-propeller repeat protein, which codes for MLACIYSVALTSAALADWPMWGGSPNRNMVQRAARDLPVEWDIDNKTHLKWSAKVGSVCYGNPALADGKIVLGTNNDAPRDPAATGDRGVVMCFAADSGAFLWQDTYEKLAAGQAQDWPLQGICSSPAIAGQRVYYLTNRGQVVCADLDGFHDGENDGPEQTEAGADQHAADIVWRYDLMAQLGVVPRFMAASNPLVENGRLYVVTSNGVDPNSGQIANASAPSFVCLDSASGRLVWQQGFGQAKPQGVEMAPLMEGQWGSVALTDALADGKRQLLAPGGDGFLYALAPDSGALLWKQDCNPPGAKWRPGGGGDKCYLVATPVYAEGRVFVATGQDPEHGGGPGNLLAIDPSPQTTSENRVLWRLGDKAFGRSISTVAVQAGVVYAAELDGFLHAIDAATGKELWQHDMLSQVWGSPLLADGKLYLGDEDGDVLVAAPGRELKVLAENRLPDAIYGTPIAVGRTLYLATRGELYALEAPQPSAKE
- a CDS encoding BamA/TamA family outer membrane protein; the protein is RVRFQDMGMQTMPSFDVNAQPPRYVPGPNAYAPPPAAGYQPPPATAFAQPQAQPGYPQPAPMAAGALTPGNPLPSRPQMGPNYENNNLPAMNPRYNGSLAQSGTPFTQAPFTPATPTVPAPQYLPPGPQVGPGLAGPGVPQPQVAPGVLPPPPGQGYDNFGQLVPQTNERQWLEEPTRTIPLDVYVDEGQTGKLMLGAGVNSNAGLVGNITLDEQNFDWRRWPRSWADIRNATAWRGAGQHFRVEAMPGSLVQRYMASFTEPYLFDTPISLGLSGYFFNRRYIDWMEERLGGRVSFGYQFAPDLTASVALRAENVNVSNPTIPTPQQLQEVLGNNGLYTVRPSITHDTRDSPFLASQGHRLMFAFEQAFGDFEFPRAEFEGSQYFLLRQRADGTGKHTLAFVTNLGFTGSDTPIFENFFAGGFGTLRGFRYRGASPMDNGVQVGGRFMWVNTVEYMMPITATDALRVVAFCDFGTVEQGIELNASNFRVAPGLGLRIAIPAMGPAPIALDFAVPVNQAPTDQSQVFSFNVGVAR